The following are from one region of the Mus caroli chromosome 13, CAROLI_EIJ_v1.1, whole genome shotgun sequence genome:
- the Mplkip gene encoding M-phase-specific PLK1-interacting protein codes for MHRPNFRPPTPPYPSPGIGGWGGGNNFRGALGGGPRPPSPRDGYGSPHHTPPCGPRARPYGSSQSPRHGGNFSGARFGSPSPGGYPGSYSRSPAGSQHQFGYSPGQQQTYPQGSPRTSTPFGSGRGREKRMSNELESYFKPSMLEDPWAGLDPVSVVDISQQYSNTQTFTGKKGRYFS; via the exons ATGCATCGACCGAATTTTCGACCCCCAACTCCTCCGTACCCCAGCCCGGGGATAGGAGGTTGGGGTGGCGGAAATAACTTCCGGGGTGCCCTGGGCGGTGGGCCGCGGCCGCCCTCCCCGCGGGACGGGTACGGGAGTCCGCACCACACTCCGCCCTGCGGGCCCCGGGCTAGGCCGTACGGGAGCAGCCAGTCTCCGCGGCACGGCGGCAACTTCTCGGGGGCCCGCTTCGGGTCTCCGTCCCCGGGCGGCTACCCAGGCTCCTACTCCAGGTCCCCCGCGGGGTCCCAGCATCAGTTCGGCTACTCCCCAGGGCAGCAGCAGACCTACCCCCAG gGTTCTCCAAGGACATCTACACCATTTGGATCAGGGCGTGGTAGAGAAAAAAGAATGTCTAATGAGTTGGAAAGTTATTTTAAGCCTTCAATGCTTGAAGACCCTTGGGCTGGCCTAGACCCAGTGTCTGTAGTGGATATAAGCCAACAGTACAGCAATACGCAAACCTTCACAGGCAAAAAAGGACGATACTTTTCTTAA